The Calditrichota bacterium genomic interval CCTCCACTGTCTTTAACCCCTGTCCCGTAATGGCTGCAACCGTTACCTCATCCGGATGGATGTGTTTTTCCTCAACCAGCTTTTTTAGAACCCCGATGGTTACACCACCGGCGGTTTCGGTGAAAATCCCTTCTGTTTCAGCCAAAAGTTGAATTCCTTCAACGATTTCCTCATCGCTCACATCATCCGCACGGCCTCCGGATCGCCGAATGGTTTCCACCGCATAGTAGCCGTCGGCGGGATTACCGATAGCCAGCGATTTAGCAATGGTCTTCGGTTTCACAGGCTGGATGTCAGGATAATTTTCCTTAAAAGCCGTTGAGATCGGGGAACATCCCGAGGCTTGCGCGCCAAAAAATTTAGCCGTGTTCTTTTGGATCCAGCCGACTTTTTCAAATTCATTAAATGCCTTGTTAATTTTATTGAGCAGCGATCCTCCGGCCATTGGAAGTACCACGTTGTCCGGTACCTGCCAGTTAAGCTGTTCCAAAATTTCATGCCCCATGGTTTTAGAACCCTCGGCGTAATAGGGGCGGAGATTCACATTGACAAAAGCCCAGCCCTTTTCATCGGCGATTTCACTGCAAAGCCGGTTGACGGTATCGTAATTTCCCCGGACTTTAATGAGCCGGGGGCGATAAACGGCGGTGGCCATAATCTTAACGGTTTCCAGATCTTCCGGGATGAGAATGTAACTCTCCAAACCAGCCGAGGCGGCCTGGGCAGCCACTGCATTGGCAAGATTTCCGGTAGATGCACATCCCACAACCCGAAATCCAAATTCAATTGCCTTGGAAATGGATACCGCGACCACGCGGTCCTTAAACGACAGGGTGGGATGATTAACCGCATCGTTTTTGATGTAGAGATTCTTCAGTCCCAGAGTATCGCCCAGGCGCCTGGCATGAATGAGCGGTGTGAAACCTACGTCAAAGCCCACTTTGGGAGGCTCGCTCAGTGGCAGAAATTCCCTGTACCGCCACATGTTGGGCGGACGGCTTTGCAACATCTCCCGGGAAAGCGATTTTTGAATAGCGGCATAATCATAGTCCAATTCCAGCGGCCCAAAACATTCCTCACAAGCGGTGAGCGAGGCCAGCGGATATTTTTTCCCGCACTCCCTGCAAACAAGGTGTGTTGCAAACGGCATAAAGCCTCCCTGAAATCTTTTTATTCTTGGTTCTGTTAATTGGCGTCATTTAGTCTTGCGAAGGTTTTTAAAGCCATAAAACATAATATGTAAGACATTGAACAATTCAGTGTGTTGAGTCTTACATTGGACATAACCTTCGCAAGGTTGATTACTAAAACAAAAAACCCCTTCGAGTATGGAAGGGGTTTTAAACGTTACCAAACACCGACCATCTCGCATCTTTCTCGCCACAGGCGAGCGGGAGTTGGCACCTGACTTTCGGGGGTTTTCATAAAACCGGACCGAAACGGTTGCCGTGGCTTCGCAGGGCCCGTCCCTCAGCCACTCTGGATACGAAATGAATCCTATTGCAAAGATCACATACAAAAAAAGCTCCTTCGAGATGGAAGAAGCTTTAAAGACCTCTCCACCCCGCATCTTTCCCGCCAAAAGGCGAGCAGGAATTGGCACCTGGCTTCCGGAGTTTTTTCAAACTTTCCCGGAACGGTTGCCGTGGCTTCACAGGGCCTGTCCCTCCACCACTCTGGATACGAGATGAGCTAAAAATTTTATTTAATATACGATATTATCGGGCGGATGTCAAGAAAAAATTAGAATGTTCGAATTTTTTCAGTACCTTTTCAAATATGGGAATTTCAATTTTGGGCAGGTTGTTCCACGCAAAGGCAGCAATTTCGGTGGCATCGTCGGCTGCCTGCATATTTCCTCCCGTTACATGCACAATATATGTAATAACCAGAACACTGCCATAAACGTACGATTCTTTTTGGGAGATGTCCAGGAGTGAAATAATCTTTCCACTCAGCCCGGTTTCTTCTTTCAGTTCCCGCAAGGCGGCCTCTTCAGGCGTTTCCCCGTATTCAATGAATCCGGAAGGGATGGCCCATTTCCCGGCAAAGGGTTCGTTTTTGCGCCGAATAAGCACCAGGCGTCCATCCGGCAGAACGGGCAAAATGGCTGAAGAGGGTACCGGATTAAAATAGTGTGTCCAGCCGCAGTTGGGACACACCTGAACAAATGAGCCGTTTTCCGAGCCTTCTTTTAAGGGTGTTGCACAATAGGGGCAATAGTTAAAGAGCAATTTTTTGAGCATGTCCGTTTCCTGTTTTTAAAAATTACCGTTTTATTTTTCCCGGAAGACGATATTCGTAACGTTTTCGTTTGATTTTTTCTG includes:
- a CDS encoding threonine synthase — encoded protein: MPFATHLVCRECGKKYPLASLTACEECFGPLELDYDYAAIQKSLSREMLQSRPPNMWRYREFLPLSEPPKVGFDVGFTPLIHARRLGDTLGLKNLYIKNDAVNHPTLSFKDRVVAVSISKAIEFGFRVVGCASTGNLANAVAAQAASAGLESYILIPEDLETVKIMATAVYRPRLIKVRGNYDTVNRLCSEIADEKGWAFVNVNLRPYYAEGSKTMGHEILEQLNWQVPDNVVLPMAGGSLLNKINKAFNEFEKVGWIQKNTAKFFGAQASGCSPISTAFKENYPDIQPVKPKTIAKSLAIGNPADGYYAVETIRRSGGRADDVSDEEIVEGIQLLAETEGIFTETAGGVTIGVLKKLVEEKHIHPDEVTVAAITGQGLKTVEVLSETTYSIPIINADYDDFEKVLK
- a CDS encoding NUDIX hydrolase, whose protein sequence is MLKKLLFNYCPYCATPLKEGSENGSFVQVCPNCGWTHYFNPVPSSAILPVLPDGRLVLIRRKNEPFAGKWAIPSGFIEYGETPEEAALRELKEETGLSGKIISLLDISQKESYVYGSVLVITYIVHVTGGNMQAADDATEIAAFAWNNLPKIEIPIFEKVLKKFEHSNFFLTSAR